From Xylocopa sonorina isolate GNS202 chromosome 2, iyXylSono1_principal, whole genome shotgun sequence, a single genomic window includes:
- the LOC143433205 gene encoding esterase FE4, whose product MWWALVVLYGLAVASVHADQDVQLEIPQGVLKGMKVETVLHNNPYYSFKGIPYAKPNVGPDKFRAPEPADPWEGIYDATRHRATCPFYCMIQKGLIGEEDCLYLNVYTPVLDKEARKAVMVWIHPGGWSSGMGDDALFGPDFLVENDVVLVTFNSRLGALGFLNTGDKNAPGNAGMKDQVMALMWVKDNIHYFGGCPNRVTLFGESSGGASVQYHMLSPMSEGLFSSVIQQSGTVLNPWAMTYDPREQAFMLGEALGIHTTDSGELVRKLSEFHPKDIITATNEIMKNQNVLSGHMQPFVPTVEVDLGQDVFLSTDPWTLLKSGKIADVPVMSGIHADECAFFSRLMIDGIDVLNTEPEMFLPDDLNFTDSNVKKEAGQCLKEFYFGDKHVSKEDLNEYTTMLSDIFFNAGELLSLDIMKKRLSSPIYEYLFSYEAPTGFMKNLFGVSEGVAHGDDLAYLFYSNAFKNLPEPDSSAAKMINIMTKLWTNFAKDQNPTPRLDEDITVKWEPMGHDNNYLNINEELKMEKNLMRDKYDYWKNKYKNVMP is encoded by the exons ATGTGGTGGGCTCTGGTTGTACTTTATGGGCTCGCGGTTGCCTCGGTGCATGCCGATCAGGACGTGCAACTCGAGATTCCGCAGGGGGTTCTGAAAGGAATGAAGGTTGAAACTGTTCTGCATAACAATCCGTACTACAGTTTCAAAGGTATTCCGTATGCGAAACCGAATGTCGGCCCAGATAAATTTCGA GCTCCAGAACCAGCTGATCCATGGGAAGGCATATACGATGCAACCAGACATCGTGCTACGTGCCCGTTTTACTGCATGATACAAAAAGGTCTAATCGGAGAGGAGGACTGTTTATATCTGAACGTTTACACACCAGTTTTGGACAAGGAAGCTCGTAAAGCTGTTATGGTATGGATTCACCCTGGTGGTTGGAGTTCTGGTATGGGAGACGATGCTCTCTTTGGACCAGATTTTCTGGTGGAGAACGACGTGGTGCTCGTTACTTTCAATTCTAGGCTTGGAGCACTTG GCTTTTTAAACACGGGAGATAAAAACGCTCCTGGAAACGCTGGCATGAAGGACCAAGTAATGGCGTTGATGTGGGTGAAGGATAATATACATTACTTTGGCGGTTGCCCAAATAGGGTTACCTTATTTGGTGAATCCTCTGGCGGTGCCTCTGTTCAGTATCATATGCTGTCTCCTATGTCTGAGG GCTTATTCAGTTCAGTCATACAACAAAGTGGGACAGTGCTTAATCCATGGGCGATGACGTACGATCCAAGAGAGCAAGCTTTCATGTTAGGCGAAGCTCTTGGAATACATACCACAGATTCCGGTGAATTAGTGAGAAAACTGAGCGAATTTCATCCTAAGGACATCATTACAGCCACTAATGAGATAATGAAAAATCAG AACGTGCTATCAGGGCACATGCAACCTTTCGTACCGACGGTGGAGGTCGACCTGGGACAGGACGTATTCCTCTCAACCGATCCTTGGACGTTGTTAAAATCTGGAAAGATCGCGGATGTGCCTGTAATGTCTGGAATCCACGCTGATGAGTGTGCATTTTTTTCGCGAT TAATGATCGATGGCATTGACGTGCTGAACACGGAGCCAGAAATGTTTCTGCCGGATGATTTGAACTTCACTGACTCGAACGTGAAGAAAGAGGCTGGGCAATGCTTGAAGGAGTTCTATTTTGGTGATAAACACGTGTCAAAGGAGGATTTGAACGAATATACCACG ATGCTGAGCGATATCTTTTTCAACGCTGGGGAGTTGTTGTCACTCGATATCATGAAAAAGCGACTCTCTTCTCCTATTTATGAATATCTGTTCTCCTACGAAGCACCGACtggttttatgaaaaatttatTTGGTGTTAGCGAGG GTGTCGCACATGGTGACGATTTAGCTTATTTATTTTACTCCAATGCATTCAAGAATTTACCAGAACCAGACTCCTCCGCGGCAAAGATGATAAATATTATGACAAAACTGTGGACGAATTTTGCGAAAGACCA AAATCCAACACCAAGATTGGACGAAGATATCACGGTGAAATGGGAACCAATGGGACACGACAATAATTATCTGAATATAAACGAGGAATTAAAGATGGAGAAGAATCTAATGCGAGATAAGTATGATTACTGGAAAAACAAGTATAAAAATGTTATGCCATGA